From Alphaproteobacteria bacterium, the proteins below share one genomic window:
- a CDS encoding gamma-glutamyltransferase family protein, which produces MVSRINPNRFTTRPEIEGTFGVVASTHWIATAVGMGILERGGNAFDAACATAFTLQVVEPHLNGPGGDVPVIVHDVRKGRTEVICGQGPAPAGATIAHYRGLGLDMVPGTGLLAACVPGTFGTWMLLLRDYGTMTPRDVLEAAIAYARDGHAIVERVSATINTVKDQFAQHWKSSAALYLPNGSVPAPGTIFRNVAMAETYTRILKEAEAAGGDRVKQIEAAARAWSHGFVAEAIDKFCRTQDVMDTSGRAHKGVLNADDMARWTPTVEAPTTYDYGRYTVCKPGPWNQGPVMLQQLALLKGYQLDGMDPTSAEFIHLQVEAAKLAFADREKFYGDPDFVDVPMQTLLSDAYNAERRKLITAQASMDLRPGEVEGFGGVVTFRKADASRSAVAASGAGEPTVGRLGEARGDTVHFDIIDRDGNMVTSTPSGGWLQSSPVIPELGFPLGTRAQMFWLDEGKPGTLAPGKRPRTTLTPTMALRDGEPYLAWGSPGGDQQDQWIAQFFLRHVHCGMNLQEAIDAPAWHSEHFPISFFPRTARPGVLVLEGRVPKDTVKELERRGHLVEIGDDWSEGRLTAASREGVRRKAAANPRGMQGYAAGR; this is translated from the coding sequence ATGGTCAGCCGCATCAACCCGAACCGCTTCACCACGCGGCCGGAGATCGAGGGCACGTTCGGCGTCGTCGCCTCGACGCACTGGATCGCCACCGCCGTCGGCATGGGCATCCTCGAGCGCGGCGGCAACGCCTTCGACGCCGCCTGCGCCACCGCGTTCACCCTGCAGGTGGTCGAGCCGCACCTCAACGGTCCGGGCGGCGACGTGCCGGTGATCGTGCATGACGTGCGCAAGGGGCGCACCGAGGTGATCTGCGGCCAGGGTCCGGCGCCGGCGGGCGCCACCATCGCGCATTACCGCGGCCTGGGCCTCGACATGGTGCCCGGCACCGGCCTGCTGGCGGCCTGCGTGCCCGGCACCTTCGGCACCTGGATGCTGCTGCTGCGCGACTACGGCACGATGACGCCGCGCGACGTGCTGGAGGCGGCGATCGCCTATGCGCGCGACGGCCACGCCATCGTCGAGCGCGTCTCGGCCACCATCAACACGGTGAAGGACCAGTTCGCGCAGCACTGGAAGTCCTCGGCGGCGCTCTATCTGCCGAATGGCAGCGTGCCGGCGCCGGGCACGATCTTCCGCAACGTGGCGATGGCCGAGACCTACACGCGCATCCTCAAGGAAGCCGAGGCCGCCGGCGGCGATCGCGTGAAGCAGATCGAGGCCGCCGCGCGCGCCTGGTCGCATGGCTTCGTCGCCGAGGCGATCGACAAATTCTGCCGCACGCAGGACGTGATGGACACCAGCGGCCGCGCGCACAAGGGCGTGCTGAACGCCGACGACATGGCGAGGTGGACGCCCACGGTCGAGGCGCCGACGACCTACGACTACGGCCGCTACACCGTGTGCAAGCCCGGCCCGTGGAACCAGGGACCGGTGATGCTGCAGCAGCTGGCGCTGCTGAAGGGCTATCAGCTCGACGGCATGGACCCGACCAGCGCGGAGTTCATCCACCTGCAGGTCGAGGCCGCGAAGCTCGCCTTCGCCGATCGCGAGAAGTTCTACGGCGATCCCGATTTCGTCGACGTGCCGATGCAGACCCTGCTGTCGGACGCCTACAACGCCGAGCGCCGCAAGCTGATCACCGCCCAGGCGTCGATGGATCTGCGCCCCGGCGAGGTCGAGGGCTTCGGCGGCGTCGTCACCTTCCGCAAGGCCGACGCCTCGCGCAGCGCCGTGGCGGCGAGCGGCGCCGGCGAGCCGACGGTCGGCCGCCTCGGCGAGGCGCGCGGCGACACGGTGCATTTCGACATCATCGACCGCGACGGCAACATGGTGACCTCGACGCCCAGCGGCGGCTGGCTGCAGAGCTCGCCGGTGATCCCCGAGCTCGGCTTCCCGCTGGGCACGCGCGCGCAGATGTTCTGGCTCGACGAGGGCAAGCCCGGCACGCTCGCGCCCGGCAAGCGGCCGCGCACTACCTTGACGCCGACCATGGCGCTGCGCGACGGCGAGCCCTACCTCGCCTGGGGCTCGCCCGGCGGCGACCAGCAGGACCAGTGGATCGCCCAGTTCTTCCTGCGCCATGTCCACTGCGGCATGAACCTGCAGGAGGCGATCGACGCGCCGGCCTGGCACAGCGAGCACTTCCCGATCTCGTTCTTCCCGCGCACCGCGCGGCCGGGCGTGCTGGTGCTCGAGGGCCGCGTGCCGAAGGACACGGTGAAGGAGCTGGAGAGACGCGGCCATCTCGTCGAAATCGGCGACGACTGGTCGGAAGGCCGCCTCACGGCTGCGTCACGGGAGGGCGTCCGCCGCAAGGCCGCCGCCAACCCGCGCGGCATGCAGGGCTACGCGGCGGGACGATGA
- a CDS encoding NAD(P)-dependent oxidoreductase — protein sequence MTGAAGGVARMTRPMLRELYPDMVLSDVRRPDDLRNDEAFAPADLTDLAAVETITKGIDGVIHLGGVSVERPWDEILPANIIGCHNLFEAARRNGVKRVIFASSNHAIGFYPRTRRIGTDHAVRPDGYYGVSKAFGEAIGALYAYKHGLRVTSLRIGNVDYKPVDLRRLSIWIHPEDLVQLFMIGLEHPEVRCEIFYGVSSNARSFWDNRRAYELGYEPAHVAEDHRDQALAAQAGLPPDPIGDWFQGGTFCADGYDNKDELPRS from the coding sequence ATGACCGGCGCCGCCGGCGGCGTGGCGCGCATGACCCGGCCGATGCTGCGCGAGCTCTATCCCGACATGGTGCTGAGCGACGTGAGGCGGCCCGACGATCTGCGCAACGACGAGGCCTTCGCGCCCGCCGATCTCACCGACCTCGCCGCCGTCGAGACGATCACCAAGGGCATCGACGGCGTGATCCATCTCGGCGGCGTGTCGGTCGAGCGTCCCTGGGACGAGATCCTGCCGGCCAACATCATCGGCTGCCACAACCTCTTCGAGGCGGCGCGGCGCAACGGGGTCAAGCGCGTGATCTTCGCCTCGTCGAACCACGCCATCGGCTTCTATCCGCGCACGCGGCGCATCGGCACCGATCACGCCGTGCGGCCCGACGGCTACTACGGCGTGAGCAAGGCCTTCGGCGAGGCGATCGGCGCGCTCTACGCCTACAAGCACGGCCTGCGCGTCACCAGCCTGCGCATCGGCAATGTCGACTACAAGCCGGTCGACCTGCGCCGGCTGTCGATCTGGATCCATCCCGAGGACCTCGTGCAGCTCTTCATGATCGGCCTGGAGCATCCCGAGGTGCGCTGCGAGATCTTCTACGGCGTGTCGAGCAACGCGCGCAGCTTCTGGGACAACCGCCGCGCCTACGAGCTGGGCTACGAGCCGGCGCACGTCGCCGAGGACCATCGCGACCAGGCGCTGGCGGCACAGGCCGGGCTGCCGCCCGATCCGATCGGCGACTGGTTCCAGGGCGGCACCTTCTGCGCCGACGGCTACGACAACAAGGACGAGCTGCCGCGTTCGTGA
- a CDS encoding P1 family peptidase: MSSQRKPRAREAGVPFDGVPGPFNAITDVPGIAVGLTTIAETSVRTGVTAIVPRADEAAMRPVWAGIHRFNGNGEMTGSHWIEDGGYVNGPICITNTHSVGIVHHAAVRWMIRRYPRFASDHLWAMPVVAETYDGTLSDINGQHVTEAHVLAALDGAKGGPVAEGNVGGGTGMIAYEFKAGTGTASRKVEVGGVSGTIGVLVQANHGRRDQFTVRGVPVGAHLRHDLLMARERGSIIGIIATDLPILPHQLRRVARRGALGIGRGGTYGGNGSGDLFLAISTANPMELPGRGPALWHLQALDDERFDPVYLAVVDAVEEAVLNAMLAAEDTPTFKPPGKVVRALEAAELLELLGRFGRVAG, translated from the coding sequence GTGAGCAGTCAGCGCAAGCCCCGCGCACGGGAAGCCGGCGTGCCGTTCGACGGCGTGCCCGGCCCGTTCAACGCCATCACCGACGTGCCGGGCATCGCCGTCGGCCTGACCACGATCGCCGAGACATCGGTGCGCACCGGTGTCACCGCCATCGTGCCGCGCGCCGACGAGGCGGCGATGCGCCCGGTGTGGGCCGGCATCCACCGCTTCAACGGCAACGGCGAGATGACCGGCAGCCACTGGATCGAGGATGGCGGCTACGTCAACGGGCCGATCTGCATCACCAACACCCACAGCGTCGGCATCGTGCACCACGCCGCCGTGCGGTGGATGATCCGCCGCTATCCGCGCTTCGCGTCGGACCATCTCTGGGCGATGCCGGTCGTCGCCGAGACCTATGACGGCACCTTGAGCGACATCAACGGCCAGCATGTGACAGAAGCGCATGTGCTGGCCGCGCTCGACGGCGCGAAGGGCGGGCCGGTGGCCGAGGGCAACGTCGGCGGCGGCACCGGCATGATCGCCTACGAGTTCAAGGCCGGGACGGGCACGGCATCCCGCAAGGTCGAGGTCGGCGGCGTGTCGGGCACGATCGGCGTGCTGGTGCAGGCCAATCACGGCCGGCGCGACCAGTTCACCGTGCGCGGCGTGCCGGTGGGTGCGCATCTGCGCCATGACCTGCTGATGGCGCGCGAGCGCGGCTCGATCATCGGCATCATCGCCACCGACCTGCCGATCCTGCCGCACCAGCTGCGGCGGGTGGCGCGGCGCGGCGCGCTGGGCATCGGCCGCGGCGGCACCTATGGCGGCAATGGATCGGGCGACCTGTTCCTGGCGATCAGCACGGCCAACCCGATGGAGCTGCCGGGCCGGGGGCCGGCGCTGTGGCACCTGCAGGCGCTCGACGACGAGCGCTTCGACCCGGTCTACCTGGCGGTGGTCGACGCGGTCGAGGAGGCGGTGCTCAACGCCATGCTGGCGGCCGAGGACACGCCGACCTTCAAGCCGCCGGGCAAGGTGGTCCGCGCGCTCGAGGCCGCCGAGCTTCTGGAGCTGCTGGGCCGCTTCGGACGCGTCGCCGGATGA
- a CDS encoding trypsin-like peptidase domain-containing protein — MAGLVAGGILLLLLGLGLGWYLFYRPLVSVTVQAPPAPPPPAPPKPDPAAVAALEKALEAQKKSNKDIEDQIARLRDALAGNVCTIQDPGGLLGPGSTPKPPGTPPMTPAPPGKSGDANPNPGVTPAAATPPMPAPPPPGAPSTAAPASRASDLTPLLESTTALILTQKSLGTGFFVAPGILVTNSHVVEGPWEGDKVIVMSRKMGKPYVGQVIAAVGGRAGGKDFAVVRLVDGAAPGTGILPLAAEPAALKEVVAAGYPGNTLANDRNFRAILQGNLGAAPELVLTRGEVSAVQNRDGGLPAVAHTAAVGVGNSGGPLIDMCGRVVGINSFISQSMPGATGGFALGSSGTAQFLKASGVGFQWQDTACPK, encoded by the coding sequence GTGGCAGGCCTGGTTGCCGGCGGCATCCTGCTGCTGCTGCTGGGCCTTGGCCTCGGCTGGTACCTTTTCTATCGCCCGCTGGTCAGCGTCACCGTGCAGGCGCCGCCCGCGCCGCCGCCACCCGCGCCGCCCAAGCCGGATCCCGCCGCCGTTGCCGCACTGGAGAAGGCGCTGGAGGCGCAGAAGAAGAGCAACAAGGACATCGAGGACCAGATCGCCAGGCTGCGCGACGCGCTGGCCGGCAATGTCTGCACCATCCAGGATCCGGGCGGCCTGCTCGGCCCGGGCAGCACGCCCAAGCCGCCCGGCACGCCGCCGATGACGCCCGCCCCGCCGGGCAAGAGCGGCGACGCCAACCCCAACCCCGGCGTCACCCCGGCCGCCGCCACGCCGCCGATGCCCGCGCCGCCGCCGCCCGGTGCGCCTTCGACCGCGGCGCCGGCCAGCCGCGCCTCCGATCTGACGCCATTGCTGGAGAGCACCACCGCGCTGATCCTGACGCAGAAGTCCCTGGGCACCGGTTTCTTCGTGGCACCTGGCATCCTCGTTACCAACAGCCATGTCGTCGAAGGTCCGTGGGAAGGCGACAAGGTCATCGTCATGTCGCGCAAGATGGGCAAGCCGTATGTCGGCCAGGTCATTGCCGCGGTCGGCGGCCGGGCCGGCGGCAAGGACTTCGCGGTCGTGCGCCTGGTCGACGGCGCGGCGCCGGGTACCGGCATTCTGCCACTGGCGGCCGAGCCGGCGGCGCTCAAGGAAGTGGTGGCCGCCGGCTATCCCGGCAACACCCTCGCCAACGATCGGAATTTCCGGGCGATCCTGCAGGGCAATCTCGGCGCCGCGCCCGAGCTTGTGCTGACCCGCGGCGAGGTCAGCGCGGTGCAGAATCGCGACGGCGGGCTTCCCGCGGTGGCGCACACTGCCGCGGTCGGCGTCGGCAATTCCGGCGGGCCGCTGATCGACATGTGCGGCCGCGTTGTCGGCATCAACTCCTTCATCAGCCAGTCGATGCCGGGCGCGACCGGCGGCTTCGCGCTCGGCTCCTCGGGCACGGCGCAGTTCCTCAAGGCGAGCGGCGTCGGCTTCCAGTGGCAGGACACCGCCTGCCCCAAATGA